The Mya arenaria isolate MELC-2E11 chromosome 16, ASM2691426v1 genome includes a window with the following:
- the LOC128222225 gene encoding cytochrome P450 3A40-like, translating into MMSLTLEINPYLLVTSITIILVFIYRYMQETFTILDRLGIPGPKPIWVFGNTHEFKDKNVLDVFKSWREKYGNVYGFYEGFRAGVVINDPEFARDILNKHFEKFYIRTSYRPFVYYPDDLRLISIYGEHWKHQRSVLNKMLNSTATLKQVVGKVVKSSVRMLKGLETERKLCVDGLHMSQFIDNFVSESVARIVLDMDADEIDRHAAIVHRYERESMWSAAADNEISGLARLFPSLTPLLKLGDKKFKSSHDDLVALLRVYLPKAINAQNNNKMKDEDHSSLLSYLTSSRVLSRDIDGSLMRRDLETDETIAHVLSFIGEIFTSMTASIQFMVYELARNPECQEELYKEVTSLFPNEEDVTMENLQYMEYFDMFFSETYRKHPIAPGVSRICTENCRLRGVNFRQGMTVRVMTSPLYSDPKIFQHPEKFNPHRFSKEDRMSRHQYSFLPFGQGPRGCPGQRLATMTMKIAMIYLVRRYTFSTSNKTQIPLKEALRPSLCPADGVHVNVNPR; encoded by the exons GTATATGCAAGAGACGTTCACGATACTGGACCGACTGGGCATTCCAGGACCCAAGCCCATCTGGGTGTTTGGGAACACGCATGAGTTCAAGGACAAG aatGTTTTGGACGTTTTTAAATCGTGGCGAGAAAAGTACGGAAACGTGTACGG GTTTTACGAAGGATTTCGAGCAGGTGTGGTCATCAATGATCCGGAATTCGCAAGAGACATACTCAACAAGCACTTCGAGAAGTTTTATATAAGAACG aGTTACCGGCCTTTTGTATACTATCCGGATGACTTGAGGCTTATCAGCATTTACGGTGAACACTGGAAGCACCAGCGTTCCgtacttaataaaatgttgaattccACAGCGACATTAAAGCAG GTTGTGGGTAAAGTTGTGAAGTCTTCGGTTCGAATGCTGAAAGGTCTTGAGACTGAACGCAAGCTATGTGTCGATGGTCTGCATATGTCACA GTTTATTGATAACTTCGTGTCGGAGTCGGTAGCCCGCATTGTTCTTGACATGGACGCTGACGAGATAGACCGCCACGCCGCCATTGTCCATCGCTACGAACGTGAGTCCATGTGGTCGGCCGCCGCAGATAACGAAATCTCCGGACTTGCCA GACTGTTCCCGTCCCTTACGCCTTTGTTGAAACTGGGGGACAAGAAGTTCAAGTCCTCGCACGACGATCTCGTTGCTTTGCTTCGCGTGTATCTTCCTAAAGCCATCAATGCGCAG aataataacaaaatgaagGACGAAGACCATTCTTCTCTTTTATCATATCTGACGTCATCTCGCGTCTTGTCACGTGATATCGACGGAAGTCTCATGAGACGAGATCTTGAAACAGACGAGACTATCGCTCACGTTTTGTCTTTCATTGGCGAGATCTTCACATCCATGACGGCTTCCATTCAGTTCATGGTGTACGAACTCGCGAGAAACCCGGAATGCCAAGAAGAACTCTATAAGGAAGTGACGTCATTATTCCCGAACGAGGAAGATGTAACAATGGAAAATCTCCAGTATATGGAATATTTCGACATGTTCTTCAGTGAAACATACCGGAAGCACCCTATCGCCCCTGG TGTTTCGAGAATTTGTACCGAAAATTGTCGACTGCGTGGCGTTAACTTCCGACAAGGAATGACAGTTCGTGTGATGACGTCACCGCTGTACTCTGATCCAAAAATATTCCAACATCCAGAAAAATTTAATCCTCATAG GTTTTCCAAAGAAGACCGGATGTCCCGACATCAGTATTCCTTTCTTCCGTTCGGCCAGGGCCCAAGGGGCTGTCCGGGCCAAAGGCTTGCCACGATGACCATGAAGATAGCCATGATCTACCTCGTACGCCGATACACCTTCTCCACCTCAAATAAAACTCAG ATTCCACTGAAGGAAGCACTTCGGCCATCATTATGCCCCGCTGACGGTGTTCACGTAAACGTTAACCCGCGATAG